One genomic segment of [Limnothrix rosea] IAM M-220 includes these proteins:
- a CDS encoding isochorismatase, producing MSASLPIPNFFNPQTVGEVWRVPYLERANDAKDWIAKHNIKPAATDKKRICLMAIDVQNTFCIPDFELFVGGQSGTGAVEDNVRLCEFIYRNLGVLTEIAPTMDTHTAMQIFHPIFWTNDAGEHPQPASTISHADVQQGVWKVNPAIAYSISKGNYVGLQQFALHYTKKLDDDSKYPLTIWPYHSMVGGIGHALVSAVEEAMFFHNLTRHSQTNFEIKGGNPLTENYSVLRPEVLKDAKDRPIAQKNTRFLQKLLNFDAVIIAGQAKSHCVAWTIDDLLSEILTQDPKLAKKVYLLEDCTSPVVIPGIVDFTSQADEAFERFAKAGMHIVTSQMAIADFPGLDL from the coding sequence ATGTCTGCTTCTTTACCAATTCCAAATTTCTTTAATCCCCAAACTGTCGGTGAAGTCTGGCGTGTCCCTTATCTCGAACGGGCTAACGATGCAAAGGACTGGATTGCGAAACACAACATTAAACCGGCGGCGACGGATAAAAAACGTATCTGTTTAATGGCGATCGATGTGCAAAATACCTTTTGTATTCCAGATTTTGAGCTATTTGTTGGCGGTCAGTCTGGCACTGGTGCTGTGGAAGATAATGTCCGTCTTTGCGAATTTATTTACCGTAATTTAGGCGTTTTGACAGAAATTGCCCCCACGATGGATACCCACACGGCAATGCAAATTTTCCACCCAATTTTTTGGACAAACGATGCGGGTGAACATCCCCAACCGGCTAGCACTATTAGTCATGCAGATGTGCAGCAAGGAGTCTGGAAAGTCAATCCGGCGATCGCCTACAGCATTAGCAAAGGCAATTATGTGGGTCTCCAGCAATTTGCGTTGCACTACACCAAAAAGCTGGACGACGACAGCAAATATCCCCTCACCATTTGGCCCTATCACTCCATGGTGGGCGGCATCGGTCATGCCCTCGTTTCGGCGGTGGAAGAGGCGATGTTTTTCCATAATTTGACCCGCCATAGCCAAACCAATTTTGAAATTAAAGGCGGTAATCCCCTCACGGAAAACTATTCTGTGTTGCGTCCCGAAGTCCTAAAGGATGCTAAGGATCGACCCATTGCCCAGAAAAATACCCGTTTCTTGCAAAAGCTCTTAAATTTTGATGCGGTAATTATTGCGGGTCAGGCAAAAAGTCATTGTGTCGCTTGGACGATAGACGATTTACTATCGGAGATTTTGACCCAGGATCCCAAGCTTGCTAAGAAAGTTTACCTACTGGAAGACTGCACATCTCCTGTGGTGATCCCCGGCATTGTGGACTTTACGTCCCAAGCCGATGAGGCCTTTGAACGCTTTGCTAAGGCTGGGATGCATATTGTTACATCTCAGATGGCGATCGCCGATTTTCCGGGCTTAGATTTGTAA
- a CDS encoding helix-turn-helix domain-containing protein — protein sequence MATEKTASEAGLSEREIQIVDLVASGLTNHEIASQLEISKRTVDNHISNILTKTSTDNRVSLVRWALQWGKVCLDKVNCCTLPNNSAIAE from the coding sequence ATGGCAACGGAGAAAACGGCATCTGAGGCGGGATTATCAGAACGGGAAATCCAAATCGTTGATTTGGTCGCTAGCGGTTTGACCAACCATGAGATCGCCTCGCAGCTAGAAATTAGTAAGCGCACTGTCGATAATCACATCAGTAATATTCTCACAAAAACATCCACTGACAATCGTGTATCCCTTGTTCGTTGGGCGCTACAGTGGGGGAAAGTTTGTTTGGATAAGGTTAATTGTTGCACTTTGCCCAACAATTCGGCGATCGCCGAATAA
- a CDS encoding TolB family protein, with amino-acid sequence MIRYIIWLGLIAILTACQNQNYVTPTADPLGNNLNSTHSEKNPRLSDDGRYLVFASDRRQQRRIFLYDLSQRKLLPLPGLHQPNVFYDQPDISRNGRYLVYTSEQDGKTNVYLYDRTSFQSQSLTSTYIGQVRNPTISGDGRWVAFEGDRTGQWDIEVIDRGVQADILEGE; translated from the coding sequence GTGATTCGCTACATTATTTGGCTCGGATTAATCGCGATATTAACAGCCTGCCAAAACCAAAACTATGTAACGCCAACCGCTGATCCCCTCGGCAATAATCTCAACAGTACCCACAGCGAAAAAAATCCCCGCCTCTCTGATGATGGTCGCTATCTCGTCTTTGCCAGCGATCGCCGTCAGCAGCGGCGTATTTTTCTCTACGATTTATCCCAACGAAAACTGTTGCCCTTACCGGGATTACACCAACCTAATGTGTTTTATGACCAGCCCGACATTAGCCGTAATGGTCGCTATCTAGTTTATACCTCGGAGCAGGACGGCAAAACCAATGTTTATCTTTACGACCGCACATCGTTCCAAAGCCAAAGTTTAACCAGCACATATATCGGGCAAGTGCGAAATCCGACGATTAGCGGCGATGGACGTTGGGTGGCCTTTGAGGGCGATCGCACAGGGCAATGGGATATTGAAGTGATTGATCGTGGTGTTCAAGCCGACATTCTAGAGGGCGAGTAG
- a CDS encoding pentapeptide repeat-containing protein — protein sequence MKKQLLTAYRQGDRHLHNTQVTGFNLSGEAFKQADFSYSDFAHSYLDRTNFSHCQFHQANFEQASLFGSNLSYAKLQHCNLQQVNLTKANLQGARLDHSNLNQTQLSGALLHWASFYQAQMRDVNLCGANLQGINFRGADLTNANLSWSNLSRAKLSGAILDGANLDGARLRAAYMNALDLSLRNLEGLDLQDIIFNGGLCNRAHLVGSNLSNAHLRLTKFVDTIFDRANLCGADFREGTLQRASLKSVRAIATNFGQSVLCQANFLGANLQEANFYGADLREANFRDANLQGANLTAANLTNAQLTPQQLKTCIISKTQLPTAFALA from the coding sequence ATGAAAAAGCAACTGCTAACGGCCTATCGTCAAGGCGATCGCCATTTACATAACACTCAAGTTACAGGCTTTAATTTAAGCGGTGAAGCCTTTAAACAAGCAGATTTTAGCTACAGTGATTTTGCCCATAGTTATCTTGATCGCACTAATTTTTCCCACTGCCAATTTCACCAGGCTAATTTTGAACAGGCATCACTTTTCGGTAGCAACCTCAGCTACGCCAAGCTACAGCATTGCAACCTCCAGCAAGTAAATCTCACCAAGGCTAATTTGCAGGGCGCTCGCCTCGACCACAGCAATTTAAACCAAACCCAATTAAGCGGTGCCCTCCTCCATTGGGCTTCTTTTTATCAAGCGCAAATGCGTGACGTAAATCTCTGTGGCGCAAATTTACAGGGTATTAATTTTCGGGGCGCAGATCTAACCAATGCCAACCTTAGTTGGAGTAATCTGAGCCGGGCAAAACTAAGTGGTGCTATTTTAGATGGCGCAAATCTAGATGGGGCAAGGCTTAGAGCGGCCTATATGAATGCCCTCGATCTGAGTCTACGTAATCTTGAGGGATTAGATTTACAGGATATTATTTTTAACGGCGGTCTATGTAATCGCGCCCATTTGGTCGGAAGCAATTTATCTAATGCCCATTTACGTTTAACAAAATTTGTAGATACGATTTTTGATCGGGCAAATCTATGCGGCGCTGATTTTAGGGAAGGAACGTTACAACGGGCAAGCCTCAAAAGTGTCAGGGCGATCGCCACGAATTTCGGGCAAAGTGTTTTATGCCAAGCTAATTTTCTCGGGGCGAATTTACAAGAGGCAAACTTTTATGGCGCAGATCTCCGGGAAGCTAATTTCCGCGATGCTAATCTTCAAGGCGCAAATTTAACCGCAGCAAATCTCACCAATGCCCAGCTTACACCGCAACAACTCAAAACCTGCATTATCAGTAAAACGCAGTTACCGACAGCCTTTGCTCTAGCTTAA
- a CDS encoding TIGR03279 family radical SAM protein, with translation MSASTIQPAKVLSVVTASIAEEIGFEKGDAIVSINGTSPRDLIDYQFLCADEYLELEVLDKRGKKHHVEIEKDYDEDLGLEFENALFDGLIQCNNACPFCFIDQQPPGKRKTLYLKDDDYRLSFLYGSYLTLTNLPEREWRRISQMRLSPLYVSVHATEAPIRRRLLKNERAGEILNQLQWFADNRLQIHAQVVVCPGINDGEHLEQTLRDLASFHQGDIPAVISAAVVPVGLTRFRPPEDELSPVSQDKAREVIVQVKRLQAEFQERFGTNFAWLADEWFLIGREELPPESHYEDYPQIGNGVGSIRQFIRDFLAIADERLPKQISHPKTYTWIVGNAVEKAFEPLVERLNQVENLTINLAALNSDYWGQAITVTGLLTGQDLIKKLSGQTFGDGLLLPTVMLKHDEAKFLDDMLVSEVAIALETVIYPVKNIEDLLENCIN, from the coding sequence ATGAGTGCCTCCACTATTCAACCCGCAAAAGTTCTAAGCGTCGTTACAGCGTCCATTGCCGAAGAAATCGGGTTTGAAAAAGGTGATGCGATTGTTTCCATTAATGGCACATCACCACGGGATCTCATTGATTATCAGTTTCTCTGTGCCGACGAATATTTAGAATTAGAAGTCCTCGATAAACGCGGTAAAAAACACCATGTCGAGATCGAAAAAGACTACGACGAAGATCTGGGTCTTGAGTTTGAAAATGCCCTGTTTGACGGGTTAATCCAGTGCAATAATGCCTGCCCCTTTTGCTTTATCGACCAGCAGCCCCCCGGCAAACGTAAAACCCTTTATCTCAAAGACGATGACTATCGCCTTAGCTTTCTCTATGGCAGCTATCTCACCCTCACAAATTTGCCAGAGCGGGAATGGCGGCGCATTAGTCAAATGCGGTTATCGCCGCTATATGTTTCTGTGCACGCCACCGAAGCCCCGATTCGCCGTCGGTTACTAAAGAATGAACGTGCCGGAGAAATCCTCAATCAGCTCCAGTGGTTTGCGGATAATCGTCTGCAAATTCATGCCCAAGTGGTGGTCTGTCCGGGGATTAATGACGGTGAGCATTTAGAACAAACCCTGCGGGATTTAGCGAGTTTTCACCAAGGGGATATTCCGGCCGTCATTTCGGCAGCTGTTGTACCAGTGGGTTTAACGCGCTTCCGTCCCCCGGAAGATGAGCTGAGTCCCGTTAGCCAAGATAAGGCCAGAGAAGTTATTGTCCAAGTAAAACGATTACAGGCAGAATTTCAGGAACGGTTTGGGACAAATTTTGCGTGGTTGGCGGATGAATGGTTTTTGATCGGACGGGAGGAGCTACCGCCGGAATCTCACTACGAAGATTATCCACAAATTGGTAATGGTGTGGGATCGATCCGGCAATTTATTCGGGATTTTTTGGCGATCGCCGATGAACGTTTACCCAAACAAATTTCCCACCCGAAAACCTACACGTGGATAGTCGGCAATGCTGTCGAAAAAGCCTTTGAGCCTTTGGTAGAACGTCTCAATCAGGTGGAAAATCTAACGATAAATTTGGCGGCACTAAATAGCGACTATTGGGGACAGGCAATCACTGTCACGGGTCTTTTAACTGGTCAAGACCTGATTAAAAAACTCAGCGGGCAAACCTTTGGCGATGGCCTATTATTACCGACTGTCATGCTGAAACATGATGAGGCAAAATTCCTTGATGACATGCTGGTTTCCGAAGTGGCGATCGCCCTTGAAACGGTTATTTATCCCGTTAAAAATATCGAAGATTTGCTAGAAAACTGTATCAATTAA
- a CDS encoding undecaprenyl-diphosphate phosphatase: MLRKQQSRRWFDFGSTALLGFVTFIILSCWQHHLHASPAIILFEGVQLTWFQGVVLGFVQGLTEFIPISSTAHMKVVPVMLGWGDPGVAMAAIIQLGSVVAVLGYFWQDLRQVFGGAWQAWQMKDFEKQEWLLFWGICLGTVPILVAGVVIKVFVPDYDESPLRSLTAIAVASIVMSVLLAIAEKSQNHDRQFNQLTLKDGLFMGVAQALAIIPGVSRSGSTMTTGLFMNLDRATAARFSFLLGIPAITIAGLVELKDLLSNDLGSISLLTLAASLMSSVVFSYLAIAWLIKFLQNHKTWIFVWYRLAFGMIILALTQFS, translated from the coding sequence ATGCTCCGCAAACAACAATCTCGTCGATGGTTTGACTTTGGTAGTACAGCTTTGCTGGGTTTTGTCACATTTATCATCCTGAGCTGTTGGCAACATCATCTCCATGCATCTCCAGCAATTATCCTTTTCGAAGGTGTTCAGTTGACGTGGTTTCAGGGGGTTGTTTTAGGGTTTGTGCAGGGCTTAACGGAGTTTATTCCCATTAGTAGTACGGCTCACATGAAGGTGGTGCCAGTGATGTTGGGCTGGGGTGACCCGGGTGTAGCCATGGCGGCTATCATTCAGCTGGGGAGTGTTGTGGCGGTGCTGGGTTATTTTTGGCAGGATTTGCGGCAAGTTTTTGGTGGTGCGTGGCAGGCTTGGCAAATGAAAGATTTTGAAAAGCAGGAATGGTTGTTGTTTTGGGGGATTTGTTTGGGTACTGTGCCGATCTTGGTGGCGGGTGTGGTGATTAAGGTTTTTGTGCCGGACTATGATGAGTCGCCGCTGCGTAGTCTGACTGCGATCGCCGTTGCGTCGATTGTGATGTCTGTTTTGTTGGCGATCGCCGAAAAGAGCCAAAACCATGATCGTCAATTTAACCAATTGACCTTAAAAGACGGCTTATTCATGGGAGTCGCCCAAGCCTTAGCGATTATTCCGGGGGTTTCCCGCTCTGGCTCAACGATGACAACGGGTTTATTTATGAACCTTGACCGGGCGACAGCTGCTAGATTTTCTTTTCTGCTTGGTATTCCGGCGATCACGATTGCGGGCTTAGTAGAGCTCAAAGATTTACTGAGCAACGATCTTGGCTCCATTTCCTTACTCACTTTGGCCGCTAGTTTGATGTCTTCTGTAGTTTTTTCTTATTTGGCGATCGCCTGGCTAATCAAATTTTTACAGAACCATAAGACATGGATCTTCGTTTGGTATCGATTGGCATTTGGTATGATCATTTTGGCATTGACCCAGTTTTCCTAA
- a CDS encoding DUF3120 domain-containing protein, which translates to MLRNTPLLVCLAAGFLVSVPVFFQAPLVRALPWVSLALTAVWVAIAHSLRQRKNTEIWGDLLWGFTWTWLAGSVYWGWLRYEPYLHLPIEAIGLPFALWGLWKSRGLVGHLFYLGSLLGTAITDIYFYVTDLIPYWRSLMYAEPDFVMPIFQDALAQMQTPWGVSWAVILVNLLIAISWWAFRQPQVPYWSFAGAVVSTLLVDGLFWVAACFA; encoded by the coding sequence CTGCTGCGCAATACACCTTTACTTGTCTGTCTTGCTGCCGGATTCTTGGTGTCTGTTCCTGTGTTTTTTCAGGCACCCCTAGTGCGTGCTCTACCTTGGGTCAGTTTGGCGTTAACTGCGGTGTGGGTGGCGATCGCCCATTCCTTGCGCCAAAGAAAAAACACAGAGATTTGGGGAGACCTCCTCTGGGGATTTACCTGGACATGGCTTGCTGGCTCCGTCTACTGGGGCTGGCTGCGGTACGAACCCTATTTGCATTTACCCATTGAGGCGATCGGTTTACCCTTTGCCCTATGGGGACTGTGGAAAAGTCGCGGTTTGGTTGGACACTTGTTTTACCTTGGCTCTCTCCTCGGTACGGCGATTACTGATATCTATTTCTACGTTACAGACCTGATTCCCTACTGGCGTAGCCTGATGTACGCCGAGCCAGATTTTGTAATGCCCATTTTTCAAGATGCCCTCGCCCAAATGCAAACGCCTTGGGGAGTTAGCTGGGCTGTAATACTCGTAAATCTTTTAATCGCCATTAGCTGGTGGGCCTTTAGGCAGCCCCAAGTACCCTACTGGAGTTTCGCTGGCGCTGTTGTCAGCACATTGCTCGTTGATGGTTTATTTTGGGTTGCGGCCTGTTTTGCATAG
- a CDS encoding adenylate/guanylate cyclase domain-containing protein, with protein sequence MSGVQTVIAYSKVMTPLLTPHLVIKSTNGSRQYPLVGDVYWTVGRSKGNSIIITDPWMSRSHAFIQRLDNGEFYLIDLGSRNGSFVNGRRVSVPTTLTHQDQIMFGQSEMVFLNPPQEKQTLPQRGTAEKFSPFESDPITDTLHERRLISVMVVDIRNFTVFSRRVDNHTLSLTVGTWFRQAGEIIKNSGSWVDKYIGDAVMSIWFHGEEAVDPEQLINVFQAVSDLNQMTTDLQRQLSLPFDLKIGAGINTGYAMVGNTGTGDRPDYTAIGDTVNAAFRLESATKQLTEDLAVGRETFGHLCKVASIKDHFVEHQLSLKGYDQLFTAFCASYENLDYVLLDHLVKASQRKYPGLH encoded by the coding sequence TTGTCTGGCGTTCAAACTGTCATCGCCTATTCCAAAGTGATGACCCCACTACTCACCCCCCACCTCGTTATCAAATCTACCAATGGTTCTCGACAATATCCGTTGGTAGGTGATGTCTATTGGACAGTGGGACGGAGTAAGGGCAATAGCATTATCATTACTGACCCCTGGATGTCCCGTAGCCATGCCTTTATTCAGCGTCTAGATAATGGTGAATTTTATTTAATTGATTTAGGCAGTCGTAACGGTAGTTTTGTTAATGGTCGTCGTGTGAGTGTGCCGACAACCTTGACTCACCAAGATCAGATCATGTTTGGGCAGTCGGAAATGGTTTTTTTAAATCCCCCCCAAGAAAAACAAACGCTGCCGCAACGGGGAACGGCAGAGAAATTTTCGCCCTTTGAAAGTGATCCGATTACCGATACGCTCCACGAGCGACGGTTGATTTCGGTGATGGTGGTCGATATTCGCAATTTCACGGTATTTAGTCGTCGGGTGGATAACCATACTCTGTCTCTCACTGTCGGCACATGGTTTCGTCAGGCGGGAGAGATTATTAAAAATTCTGGCAGTTGGGTCGATAAATATATTGGCGATGCGGTGATGTCTATTTGGTTCCATGGTGAGGAGGCGGTAGATCCTGAACAGTTGATCAATGTGTTTCAGGCGGTGAGTGACCTGAATCAAATGACAACGGATTTGCAGCGTCAGCTTTCTTTGCCCTTTGATTTGAAAATTGGTGCAGGGATTAATACGGGCTATGCCATGGTGGGGAATACTGGCACGGGCGATCGCCCAGACTATACGGCTATTGGGGATACTGTTAATGCGGCATTTCGCCTAGAGTCTGCGACGAAACAACTGACTGAGGATTTGGCGGTTGGGCGGGAAACCTTTGGTCATCTCTGTAAAGTAGCCAGTATTAAAGACCATTTTGTCGAGCATCAACTTTCTTTGAAAGGCTACGATCAATTATTTACTGCGTTTTGTGCGAGTTACGAAAATCTTGACTATGTCCTGCTTGACCATTTGGTGAAGGCTTCGCAGCGTAAATATCCCGGCTTGCACTAA
- the lipB gene encoding lipoyl(octanoyl) transferase LipB, protein MTILCSKTQHLLNPCLVKQWSRVPYGVAWQWQRELVDNHLQCFHYPDRLLLLEHPPVYTLGTGSDEAFLRFDPTEDTNLLYRTERGGEVTYHCPDQLVGYPILNLQRHQRDLHWYLRQLEEVIIQLLAVYGLRGDRLEGLTGVWVEGRKVAAIGIKVKRWITMHGFALNVCPDLTGFTKIVPCGIGDRPVGSLAQFLPEITTAQVRQDLPDIFAEVFQLEMIEL, encoded by the coding sequence TTGACTATTCTCTGTAGTAAGACGCAACATTTACTAAATCCTTGTCTCGTAAAGCAATGGTCGCGGGTTCCCTATGGTGTGGCTTGGCAGTGGCAACGGGAACTCGTAGATAATCATTTGCAATGCTTCCACTATCCAGATCGATTGCTTTTGTTGGAGCATCCCCCGGTCTACACTTTAGGCACTGGATCCGATGAGGCTTTTTTGAGGTTTGACCCGACAGAGGACACCAATCTCTTGTATCGAACGGAACGGGGTGGTGAGGTGACTTACCATTGCCCGGATCAATTGGTGGGTTACCCTATTTTAAATTTGCAGCGCCACCAACGGGATTTGCATTGGTATTTACGCCAGCTAGAGGAGGTCATTATCCAGCTATTGGCAGTTTATGGGTTGCGGGGCGATCGCCTTGAAGGGCTAACAGGGGTTTGGGTAGAGGGTCGTAAGGTGGCAGCCATTGGCATTAAGGTAAAGCGCTGGATTACGATGCATGGGTTTGCCCTTAATGTTTGCCCTGATTTAACGGGTTTTACCAAGATTGTGCCCTGCGGTATCGGCGATCGCCCGGTCGGCAGTTTGGCGCAGTTTTTACCGGAGATTACAACCGCCCAAGTACGACAGGATTTACCAGATATCTTTGCTGAAGTCTTTCAGTTAGAAATGATTGAACTATAG
- the hpf gene encoding ribosome hibernation-promoting factor, HPF/YfiA family — translation MKLLIQGNNITVTESIHDYVESKVEKATKHFQTFATKVDVHLSVANNARVNSKHKAEVTVYANGTVIRAQESSENLYASIDLVSDKITRQLRKYKEKKIGKKIHAQEKTAELLPTDSVPQDLIGDRAPELPSEVVRMKYFAMPPMAIDEALEQLQLVDHDFYMFLNKETEEINVIYARNHGGYGVIQPREAKE, via the coding sequence ATGAAGCTATTGATCCAAGGCAACAACATTACCGTTACAGAATCAATCCATGATTACGTTGAAAGTAAGGTGGAAAAGGCAACAAAGCATTTTCAAACCTTTGCAACGAAGGTGGATGTTCATTTATCTGTTGCGAATAATGCCCGTGTAAATTCCAAGCATAAGGCAGAAGTTACAGTCTATGCTAATGGCACGGTAATTCGGGCACAGGAAAGTAGCGAAAATCTCTATGCTAGTATCGATTTAGTTTCTGATAAAATTACACGGCAGCTTCGTAAATATAAGGAGAAAAAGATCGGTAAAAAGATCCATGCTCAGGAAAAAACTGCTGAGCTTTTACCGACTGATTCGGTGCCACAGGATCTAATTGGCGATCGCGCCCCAGAGCTGCCTAGCGAAGTGGTACGCATGAAGTATTTTGCAATGCCACCAATGGCTATTGATGAGGCTTTGGAGCAACTGCAACTGGTCGACCATGATTTTTATATGTTTCTGAATAAAGAAACTGAAGAAATCAATGTGATCTATGCACGCAACCATGGTGGATATGGTGTTATTCAACCTCGTGAAGCGAAGGAATAG
- a CDS encoding S-adenosyl-l-methionine hydroxide adenosyltransferase family protein, which translates to MRFIALLTDFGLRDGYVGMMKAAIATIAPAAHCIDLTHDIPPQDLWAGRFCLLNGAPYFPVGTIFLGVVDPGVGSQRRGVAIQFKEGFFVGPDNGLASGLWDIFEAIAAVTLENTKYWRDQNRKPSQTFHGRDIFAPVAAHLAQGVPICALGSSVAIADLVQLKLPPHTLTQDQLRGVIQHIDHFGNLITNIPNHAASHLGAKVFYGDRPIAHVTTYSDVQINHLCILEGSHGWLEISANQNSAQQKLNITRGESITLNRHKKKEQP; encoded by the coding sequence ATGAGATTCATTGCTTTACTCACTGACTTTGGGTTAAGGGACGGCTATGTCGGAATGATGAAGGCGGCGATCGCCACCATTGCCCCAGCAGCCCATTGCATTGACCTCACCCACGATATTCCGCCCCAGGATCTTTGGGCTGGACGCTTTTGCCTACTGAATGGCGCTCCCTACTTTCCGGTTGGTACTATTTTTTTAGGTGTTGTCGATCCGGGGGTAGGCAGTCAGCGTCGCGGTGTGGCAATTCAGTTTAAAGAGGGTTTTTTTGTTGGCCCGGACAATGGCTTGGCCAGTGGTCTATGGGATATTTTTGAGGCGATCGCCGCCGTCACATTAGAGAACACGAAATATTGGCGTGATCAAAACCGCAAACCAAGTCAGACATTCCACGGTAGAGATATTTTTGCCCCTGTGGCAGCCCACCTCGCCCAAGGTGTACCGATCTGTGCATTGGGGTCATCAGTGGCGATCGCCGACCTTGTCCAGCTAAAATTACCACCCCATACCCTTACCCAAGACCAGTTAAGGGGTGTCATCCAACATATCGACCACTTCGGTAATTTAATTACGAATATCCCAAATCACGCTGCGTCTCACCTTGGGGCAAAGGTATTTTACGGCGATCGCCCCATTGCCCACGTCACGACCTACAGCGATGTTCAGATCAATCACCTTTGCATCCTAGAAGGAAGCCACGGCTGGCTAGAAATTAGCGCCAACCAAAATAGCGCCCAACAAAAACTCAACATCACTAGGGGAGAATCCATTACCCTCAATCGGCACAAAAAAAAGGAACAACCCTAA
- a CDS encoding GuaB3 family IMP dehydrogenase-related protein, producing the protein MDIQIGRGKTARRAYGFDEIALVPGGRTLDPELADTSIKIGDIELSIPILASAMDGVVDVKMAVLLSELGALGVVNLEGIQTRYSDPNPILDRIAAVDKSGFVELMQELYSEPVKPELITERIQEIKSQKGLAAVSLTPVGATKYGKVVAEAGADILFIQATVVSTSHLSPEGITPLNLKQLCDDMPMPVVLGNCVTYDVALELMRAGAAAVLVGIGPGAACTSRGVLGVGVPQATAVADCAGARDDYQKESGKYVPIIADGGIVTGGDICKCIASGADGVMIGSPIARSAEAPGRGFHWGMATPSPVLPRGTRINVGTTGSIKQILTGPATLDDGTHNLLGALKTSMGTLGAKNIKEMQGVEVVVAPSLLTEGKVYQKAQKLGMGK; encoded by the coding sequence GTGGATATTCAGATTGGTCGTGGCAAAACAGCTCGTCGTGCTTACGGATTTGATGAGATTGCCCTCGTACCGGGTGGTCGAACCTTAGATCCAGAGTTAGCTGATACCAGTATTAAAATCGGCGATATCGAGCTGAGCATCCCGATTCTGGCCAGTGCAATGGATGGTGTCGTAGATGTCAAAATGGCCGTGCTCCTTTCTGAGCTTGGTGCATTAGGTGTCGTGAATCTAGAGGGTATTCAGACTCGCTACAGCGACCCCAACCCAATTCTTGATCGCATCGCAGCAGTGGACAAATCAGGGTTTGTCGAGCTGATGCAGGAACTATATTCTGAACCCGTTAAGCCAGAATTAATTACTGAGCGCATTCAAGAAATCAAATCTCAAAAGGGCTTAGCTGCCGTTAGCCTTACCCCTGTCGGTGCCACCAAATATGGCAAAGTGGTCGCAGAAGCTGGCGCAGATATTTTATTTATTCAGGCGACGGTGGTTTCGACATCTCACCTCTCCCCGGAAGGCATTACGCCCCTTAATCTCAAGCAACTCTGTGACGATATGCCGATGCCTGTGGTTCTCGGTAATTGTGTCACCTATGATGTTGCCCTCGAATTAATGCGTGCTGGTGCAGCGGCGGTTCTCGTTGGCATTGGTCCTGGTGCGGCTTGTACTTCTCGTGGTGTTCTGGGTGTGGGTGTTCCTCAGGCAACAGCGGTGGCGGATTGTGCAGGTGCACGGGATGATTATCAAAAAGAATCTGGCAAATATGTTCCAATTATTGCGGATGGTGGCATCGTGACTGGGGGGGATATTTGTAAATGTATTGCTTCTGGTGCTGATGGTGTCATGATTGGTTCTCCCATTGCCCGTTCTGCTGAGGCTCCGGGTCGTGGTTTCCATTGGGGAATGGCGACACCTAGCCCAGTTTTACCCCGTGGTACCAGAATTAATGTCGGAACGACTGGCAGCATTAAGCAAATTTTGACGGGTCCGGCAACTTTGGATGATGGCACGCATAATCTTTTGGGTGCTCTCAAAACTAGTATGGGTACTCTCGGTGCAAAAAATATTAAGGAGATGCAAGGGGTTGAAGTTGTTGTTGCGCCCTCTCTTTTGACGGAAGGGAAGGTTTACCAAAAGGCCCAAAAGTTGGGCATGGGTAAATAG
- a CDS encoding replication restart DNA helicase PriA, whose amino-acid sequence MKTIRKKQKQQSAVNEIKATDIGNCLNILCPNCGSSATRKHVLQSGLVETACQTCDYFLVSCKETGNVIEAYAPGIYLT is encoded by the coding sequence ATGAAAACTATCCGTAAAAAGCAAAAGCAACAATCCGCTGTAAATGAAATCAAGGCTACGGATATCGGCAACTGCCTCAACATTCTTTGCCCAAACTGTGGTTCCAGTGCGACACGCAAACATGTTTTACAGTCTGGACTAGTGGAAACAGCTTGTCAGACTTGTGACTATTTTCTTGTTAGTTGCAAAGAAACAGGTAATGTTATTGAGGCCTACGCACCGGGAATTTACTTGACTTAA